A single window of Salvia splendens isolate huo1 chromosome 6, SspV2, whole genome shotgun sequence DNA harbors:
- the LOC121808590 gene encoding guanine nucleotide-binding protein subunit beta-like protein: MAQEQLVLRGTMRAHTDWVTAIATPIDNSDMIVTASRDKSIIVWSLTKEDRSYGVARRRLTGHSHFVQDVVLSSDGQFALSGSWDGELRLWDLAAGTTARRFVGHTKDVLSVAFSVDNRQIVSASRDKSIKLWNTLGECKYTIQDADAHSDWVSCVRFSPNTLQPTIVSGSWDRTVKIWNLSNCKLRSTLAGHSGYVNTAAVSPDGSLCASGGKDGVILLWDLAEGKKLYSLDAGSIIHSLCFSPNRYWLCAATESSIKIWDLESKSVVVDLKVDLKHESELVSDGAQTAAGKTKVIYCTSLNWSADGSTLFSGYTDGVVRVWGIGRY; this comes from the exons ATGGCGCAGGAACAGCTTGTCCTCCGCGGCACGATGCGCGCCCACACCGACTGGGTGACCGCCATTGCCACCCCAATCGACAACTCCGACATGATCGTCACCGCCTCCCGCGACAAGTCCATCATCGTCTGGTCCCTTACCAAGGAGGACCGCTCCTACGGCGTCGCCCGCCGCCGCCTGACCGGCCACTCTCACTTCGTTCAGGACGTCGTCCTCTCCTCCGACGGCCAGTTCGCCCTCTCCGGCTCCTGGGACGGCGAGCTCCGCCTCTGGGACCTCGCCGCCGGCACCACCGCCCGCCGCTTCGTCGGCCACACCAAGGACGTCCTCTCCGTCGCCTTCTCCGTCGACAACCGCCAGATCGTCTCCGCCTCCCGCGACAAGTCGATCAAGCTCTGGAACACCCTCGGCGAGTGCAAGTACACAATCCAGGACGCCGACGCCCACTCCGATTGGGTCTCCTGCGTCCGATTCTCCCCCAACACCTTGCAGCCCACGATCGTCTCCGGATCCTGGGATCGGACGGTGAAGATTTGGAATTTGAGCAACTGTAAACTGAGATCTACTCTCGCCGGCCACTCTGGCTATGTGAACACGGCCGCGGTGTCGCCTGATGGCTCGCTTTGCGCGAGCGGGGGGAAGGATGGGGTGATTTTGCTGTGGGATTTGGCGGAGGGGAAGAAGCTGTACTCGCTGGATGCGGGATCGATTATTCATTCGTTGTGCTTTAGCCCGAACCGGTACTGGCTGTGCGCGGCCACGGAGTCAAGCATTAAGATCTGGGACTTGGAGAGCAAGAGCGTTGTGGTGGATCTTAAGGTTGATTTGAAGCATGAGAGCGAGTTGGTTTCAGATGGAGCACAAACCGCAGCTGGAAAAACTAAG GTGATATATTGCACGAGTCTAAACTGGAGCGCAGATGGAAGCACGCTTTTCAGTGGATATACGGATGGAGTGGTGCGAGTTTGGGGCATTGGCCGATACTAA